The Clostridium sp. AWRP genome has a window encoding:
- a CDS encoding NCS2 family permease, translated as MNVEKANKNDGGNLSFLESFFKLPENNTTVRTEILAGVTTFITMAYIIFVNPTILMQAGMNVHGLMGDAAVKAGVSAINDPIVGSIFTATCIAAAVGTFIMALYANLPFAQAPGMGLNAFFTYSVCLGMHYTWHQALAAVLVSGIIFIIITVTSIREKIVDALPFNLKLAISGGIGLFIALIGLKNAGIVISDPSTLVAFGKLTSAPVLLSIIGILITVILMARNVKGSILIGIILTTIVGIPLGVTHLTGIKVISAPPSLAPTFFAFDFKGLLGIGKAGVVGGLTSIIMVVITFTLVDLFDTIGTLVGTAEKAGMVDENGRVKNMHKALFADSLATTIGSMLGTSTVNTYVESTSGVSAGGRTGLTSCVVGILFILSLFFSGLVGIVPTQATAPALIIVGALMIGVVTKIDFSDFTEGLPAFFAIAFMPFSYSIANGIAAAIIFYPIVKIVTGKYKEVHPIVYVLAALFIFRFAMLS; from the coding sequence ATGAATGTTGAAAAAGCGAACAAAAATGACGGTGGCAATTTATCTTTTTTAGAATCATTTTTTAAATTGCCGGAAAACAATACTACTGTAAGGACGGAGATTTTAGCAGGTGTTACTACTTTTATTACTATGGCCTATATAATCTTTGTAAATCCAACTATACTTATGCAGGCAGGAATGAATGTACATGGGCTTATGGGAGATGCAGCGGTTAAAGCTGGGGTATCTGCAATAAACGACCCTATTGTAGGCTCTATATTTACGGCAACTTGCATAGCAGCGGCTGTTGGAACTTTCATAATGGCACTTTATGCAAATCTACCTTTTGCACAGGCACCAGGAATGGGACTTAACGCATTTTTTACTTACAGTGTTTGTTTAGGTATGCACTATACATGGCATCAAGCACTGGCAGCAGTTTTAGTATCAGGAATAATTTTTATTATAATAACGGTAACTTCTATAAGGGAAAAAATTGTAGATGCGCTTCCATTTAATTTAAAACTTGCTATATCAGGAGGTATCGGACTTTTTATAGCTCTTATAGGATTAAAAAATGCAGGAATTGTAATATCAGATCCTTCTACATTGGTTGCTTTTGGAAAACTAACTAGTGCACCTGTTTTACTGTCAATTATAGGTATTTTAATTACAGTTATACTTATGGCAAGAAATGTTAAAGGATCAATTTTAATAGGAATAATATTAACTACTATAGTTGGTATACCTTTAGGAGTGACACATCTTACAGGAATAAAGGTTATAAGTGCACCACCATCACTTGCACCTACATTCTTTGCTTTTGATTTTAAAGGACTTTTGGGAATAGGAAAAGCAGGTGTAGTAGGAGGTTTAACTAGCATAATTATGGTAGTCATAACATTTACTTTAGTAGATTTGTTTGATACTATAGGAACACTTGTTGGAACAGCTGAAAAAGCTGGCATGGTTGATGAAAATGGAAGAGTTAAAAATATGCACAAGGCTCTTTTTGCAGATTCCCTTGCAACTACTATTGGTTCAATGTTAGGAACAAGTACTGTTAATACATATGTAGAATCCACTTCAGGTGTATCTGCAGGAGGTAGGACAGGACTTACATCATGTGTTGTCGGAATATTATTTATACTTTCACTATTCTTTAGTGGACTAGTTGGAATAGTTCCTACCCAAGCTACAGCTCCAGCACTTATAATTGTAGGGGCGCTTATGATAGGAGTAGTTACTAAAATAGACTTTAGTGATTTTACAGAAGGACTTCCAGCTTTCTTTGCTATAGCATTTATGCCATTTAGTTACAGTATAGCAAATGGTATAGCAGCAGCAATAATATTTTATCCAATAGTTAAAATAGTTACAGGAAAATATAAGGAAGTTCATCCAATAGTATATGTACTTGCAGCTCTATTTATATTTAGATTTGCTATGCTTTCATAA
- a CDS encoding TaqI-like C-terminal specificity domain-containing protein yields MHKWCDSSILGEMYERSMEKEERKRKGSFYTPHYIVDYIVKNIMSNLDLKKNPCIKVLDPSCGSGYFLVRVYEILMEKFSKNLETIRNTFKNKTYTIETQDGLKSIDGFHYWQQENLSFHILKKCIYGADIDSTAVELTKINLSKVSGININMKDNIICCNSLIKWNEIDNMGKYKKSNIQSAIKFWSRKYDYVLGNPPWVSLSRKNKMNIEDELLKYYSENYNGNTYLPNLYEYFIKRSMEILKSGGRFGFVVPDRLSRNLQYSELRKSLLKKYNILNLVFEIDFPEINTDSMIIIVENKHKKVNKMKIDIYKKRVYEMYQHEYLRNSKFKFTYCCYNENLNIKDCIEKNSSKLENICNTFTGFIGYSKKITSVKKNKHQVEVLKGENIKKFQVLNNYYYDFVPENIIGGTKNIEKLTFKNKIVIRKTGKNLIAAMDDKGRIIEQSLYGIISTNEEVSPQYILAILNSELIQWYYLNFLITNSNSIPQIKKCNLDEIPIRHCSRQTKEDIEKLVHKIMNDNDERDMLKKMLDDKIFELYNIDNNYRSIILSDIEKN; encoded by the coding sequence ATGCATAAGTGGTGTGATTCATCTATACTTGGAGAAATGTATGAAAGATCAATGGAAAAGGAAGAAAGAAAACGGAAGGGGAGTTTTTATACTCCTCATTACATAGTTGACTATATAGTGAAAAATATTATGTCAAATTTAGATCTTAAGAAAAATCCTTGTATAAAAGTATTAGATCCTTCTTGTGGAAGTGGATATTTTTTAGTAAGAGTATATGAAATTTTAATGGAAAAATTCAGTAAAAATTTAGAGACCATTAGAAATACTTTTAAAAATAAAACTTATACCATTGAAACTCAAGATGGATTAAAGAGTATAGACGGATTTCACTATTGGCAGCAGGAAAATTTAAGCTTTCATATATTAAAGAAATGTATATATGGTGCAGATATAGACAGTACCGCTGTAGAGCTTACAAAAATTAATTTAAGTAAAGTCAGTGGTATAAACATTAATATGAAGGACAATATAATATGCTGCAACAGTCTTATAAAGTGGAATGAAATTGATAATATGGGAAAATACAAGAAATCTAATATTCAATCTGCTATTAAGTTTTGGAGCAGAAAATATGATTATGTACTGGGAAATCCTCCCTGGGTATCTTTAAGTCGAAAGAATAAGATGAATATAGAGGATGAATTATTAAAGTATTATAGTGAAAATTATAATGGAAATACATATTTGCCCAATTTGTATGAGTATTTTATAAAAAGGTCTATGGAAATATTAAAATCTGGAGGAAGGTTTGGCTTTGTAGTTCCTGATAGGCTGTCACGAAATCTTCAATACAGTGAACTTAGAAAGAGTTTACTCAAAAAGTACAACATATTAAATCTTGTATTTGAGATAGATTTTCCGGAAATAAATACAGATTCTATGATTATAATAGTAGAGAATAAGCATAAAAAAGTAAATAAAATGAAAATAGATATTTATAAAAAAAGAGTATATGAAATGTATCAGCATGAATATCTGAGAAATTCAAAATTTAAGTTTACATATTGTTGTTATAATGAAAACTTAAACATAAAGGATTGTATAGAGAAAAATAGCAGCAAATTAGAAAACATTTGTAATACTTTTACAGGATTTATAGGTTATAGTAAAAAAATAACTTCTGTTAAAAAAAATAAACATCAGGTTGAAGTATTAAAAGGGGAAAACATAAAAAAATTTCAAGTTTTAAACAATTATTATTATGATTTTGTACCTGAAAACATAATAGGTGGGACTAAGAATATAGAAAAGCTTACTTTTAAAAATAAAATAGTAATAAGGAAAACTGGGAAAAATTTAATAGCAGCCATGGATGATAAGGGACGTATAATAGAACAATCCTTATATGGAATAATAAGCACAAATGAGGAAGTTTCTCCACAGTATATTTTGGCAATATTGAACTCAGAGCTAATTCAGTGGTATTATTTAAATTTTTTAATTACTAACTCTAATTCTATTCCACAAATTAAAAAATGCAATTTGGATGAAATACCAATAAGACACTGCAGCAGACAAACTAAAGAAGATATAGAAAAATTAGTTCATAAAATTATGAATGATAATGATGAAAGAGATATGTTGAAGAAAATGTTAGATGACAAGATATTTGAATTATATAATATTGATAATAATTATAGAAGTATTATATTAAGTGATATTGAAAAAAATTAA
- the purE gene encoding 5-(carboxyamino)imidazole ribonucleotide mutase, whose amino-acid sequence MKVAIIFGSSSDIDKMKGAAKALKEFDIQYEAYILSAHRVPEKLLETVKKLEEEGCECIISGAGLAAHLPGVIAANTTIPVIGVPLNAAISGLDSLFSIVQMPKSIPVATVGINNSYNAGMLAVEILALKYSEIKKKLIEYRKNMKEKFISENGKGVEL is encoded by the coding sequence ATGAAAGTAGCAATTATATTTGGAAGTAGTTCCGACATTGACAAGATGAAAGGAGCTGCCAAAGCCTTAAAAGAATTTGATATTCAATATGAGGCATATATTTTATCAGCTCACAGGGTTCCGGAAAAGCTTTTGGAAACTGTAAAAAAATTAGAAGAAGAAGGCTGTGAATGTATTATTTCAGGTGCTGGTCTTGCAGCACATCTTCCAGGAGTTATTGCAGCTAATACAACTATTCCAGTTATAGGAGTTCCACTTAATGCAGCTATTTCTGGACTTGATTCTCTCTTTTCAATAGTACAGATGCCAAAATCCATACCTGTAGCTACAGTTGGAATAAATAACAGTTACAATGCAGGCATGCTGGCAGTAGAGATTTTAGCACTTAAATATTCTGAAATTAAAAAGAAATTAATTGAATATAGAAAAAATATGAAAGAAAAGTTTATAAGTGAAAACGGAAAAGGAGTGGAATTATAA
- the lgt gene encoding prolipoprotein diacylglyceryl transferase, which produces MNPVAFSINGFQIRWYGIMIALGVMAALFLANFNCRSKNYNFDDIVDTFLISFPFAIIGARAYYVIFQFQDYKDNIIDVFNIRLGGLAIHGGLIFGLTAAYIYTRHKKIDFIKLADCVAPSIILAQAIGRWGNFFNGEAHGGPVSYQFISKFPLFIQKGMFIDGTYYHPTFLYESLWNLTVCIILVYILRRNHDRGSVISAYIGLYSLGRFFIEGLRTDSLMLGSIRVAQLVSLTGVIFSIGFFIYLKHKKNMNSL; this is translated from the coding sequence ATGAATCCAGTAGCATTTTCAATTAATGGCTTTCAAATAAGATGGTATGGCATAATGATAGCTTTGGGAGTCATGGCAGCACTTTTTTTAGCTAATTTTAATTGTAGAAGTAAGAATTACAATTTTGACGATATAGTAGATACTTTTTTAATATCTTTTCCCTTTGCTATAATAGGAGCTAGGGCCTACTATGTTATTTTTCAATTTCAAGACTATAAGGATAATATAATAGACGTGTTCAATATAAGACTGGGAGGTCTTGCTATTCACGGAGGGCTTATATTTGGTCTTACAGCTGCGTACATATATACTAGACATAAAAAAATAGATTTTATAAAATTAGCTGATTGTGTAGCACCTTCTATAATACTTGCTCAGGCAATAGGAAGGTGGGGGAATTTTTTTAACGGAGAGGCTCATGGTGGACCTGTAAGCTATCAATTTATAAGCAAATTTCCGCTATTTATACAAAAGGGAATGTTTATAGATGGAACTTATTATCACCCTACCTTTTTATATGAATCTTTGTGGAATTTAACTGTGTGTATAATTCTCGTGTATATTTTGAGAAGAAATCATGATAGGGGTTCTGTAATATCAGCATACATAGGTTTGTACTCACTAGGAAGGTTTTTTATAGAGGGACTTAGAACTGACAGTTTAATGCTTGGAAGTATAAGAGTAGCACAGTTAGTTAGTCTTACAGGAGTTATATTTAGCATAGGTTTTTTCATATATTTAAAGCACAAGAAAAATATGAACTCATTGTAG
- a CDS encoding GDSL-type esterase/lipase family protein: MQTKNLQKLLIIIGTIAIFTIILYSNNCLKSSLNSPPPQATSFSSNTVMSEDTDILKSINLDSKIYSEYYIEKVTTYVNSYREQGKIVFLGDSLTDIGQWNELLDNPDILNRGISSDTTSGALNRLIEITKLKPRKIFIMLGINDIDKGLSIEEIIKNYSKIIQNIKTDSPNTLIYVESVLPINKDIYKTRTKYNQITNLNASLNNLCKNSKVQYINLYPLFTLPNQNKLYKEYTIGGLHVNGKGYKVWRDAIKPYL, translated from the coding sequence ATGCAAACTAAAAATTTACAAAAGCTGCTGATAATAATAGGTACCATAGCAATATTTACAATTATATTGTATTCAAATAATTGTTTAAAATCATCCTTAAATTCTCCACCACCTCAAGCCACAAGTTTTTCAAGTAATACTGTGATGTCTGAAGATACAGATATACTTAAAAGTATAAATTTGGACTCTAAAATTTATTCTGAGTATTACATTGAAAAAGTTACAACTTATGTAAATTCATACAGAGAACAAGGTAAAATAGTATTTTTAGGAGACAGTCTTACAGACATTGGACAGTGGAATGAACTGTTAGATAATCCTGATATATTAAACCGCGGCATTAGTTCTGATACTACTTCTGGAGCTTTAAACAGATTAATCGAAATTACAAAATTAAAACCCAGAAAAATTTTTATTATGCTTGGAATAAATGACATTGACAAGGGATTATCTATAGAAGAAATTATTAAGAATTATTCTAAAATAATACAAAATATAAAAACTGATTCTCCTAACACTTTAATATATGTAGAAAGTGTTCTTCCCATAAATAAAGATATATATAAAACTAGAACAAAATATAATCAGATAACAAATTTAAATGCATCCTTAAATAATCTTTGTAAAAATTCAAAAGTACAATATATAAATCTGTATCCCCTCTTTACTTTGCCAAACCAAAACAAACTTTATAAAGAATATACTATAGGTGGATTACACGTAAACGGGAAAGGCTATAAAGTATGGAGGGATGCTATAAAGCCTTACTTATAG
- a CDS encoding trypsin-like peptidase domain-containing protein, giving the protein MGNFNNEYDTSKISLKTKFKDKLKRSKKFMSYIAVGLICSILGGSISIAGALYFIPTLGMFKSTPLYQNLALQNTGSEKPSTINASPVSTAKGGLTVSEIAKKVGPAVVGVSIKTASQSDILGFSDGNQSNDNSSQDDGMGSGIIINESGYILTNYHVIESAEKVTVIFNNKKEAPAKVVNYDATLDLAIIKVTSNVKMPAVAELGDSKNLQVGDSVVAIGNPLGKDLLGTVTTGVISATNRDIKVGNNTQTYLQTDAAINPGNSGGALVNSAGQVIGINSAKVGGSGVEGIGFAIPIDTVKPKLSGLLKPILKLGIACRDINSRLSQAYNMPEGVYVAEVQEFSAAERCGLKVGDVIQKFDGKSVKSISEINDIKATHKSGDTVEIVVNRNGSKKTLNLTLTE; this is encoded by the coding sequence ATGGGTAATTTCAACAATGAATATGATACTTCAAAAATAAGTTTAAAAACTAAATTCAAAGATAAACTTAAAAGAAGTAAAAAATTTATGTCTTATATAGCTGTAGGATTAATATGCAGTATACTAGGTGGAAGTATTTCAATTGCAGGTGCCTTATATTTCATACCAACATTAGGTATGTTTAAGAGCACACCATTATATCAAAATCTAGCTTTACAAAATACAGGAAGTGAAAAACCTTCTACTATAAATGCTTCCCCTGTATCAACTGCGAAAGGTGGCCTTACTGTATCAGAAATTGCAAAGAAAGTAGGTCCTGCTGTAGTTGGCGTATCTATAAAAACTGCTTCACAGTCTGATATTTTGGGATTTTCTGATGGAAATCAATCAAATGATAACAGCAGCCAAGACGATGGCATGGGTTCAGGTATAATAATAAATGAAAGTGGATATATACTTACAAACTATCATGTTATAGAATCTGCTGAAAAAGTAACTGTAATATTTAACAATAAAAAAGAAGCACCTGCAAAAGTAGTAAATTATGATGCAACACTTGATTTAGCTATAATTAAAGTAACTAGTAATGTAAAAATGCCAGCCGTAGCAGAATTAGGTGATTCCAAAAATCTTCAGGTAGGTGATTCTGTCGTAGCTATAGGAAATCCTCTTGGTAAAGACTTATTAGGTACTGTAACTACTGGTGTTATAAGTGCAACAAATAGGGATATTAAAGTTGGCAATAATACTCAAACCTACCTTCAAACAGATGCTGCCATAAACCCAGGAAACAGCGGTGGTGCCCTTGTAAATTCTGCAGGCCAAGTAATAGGTATAAATTCTGCTAAAGTAGGCGGAAGTGGAGTAGAAGGAATTGGATTTGCAATACCAATAGACACTGTAAAACCTAAATTAAGCGGTCTTTTGAAACCTATTTTGAAGCTAGGCATTGCATGTAGAGATATAAATTCACGGCTCTCTCAAGCATATAATATGCCTGAAGGCGTATATGTAGCAGAAGTACAAGAATTTAGTGCCGCAGAAAGATGTGGACTTAAGGTTGGAGATGTTATTCAAAAATTTGACGGTAAATCTGTAAAGTCTATAAGTGAAATAAATGATATAAAAGCTACTCACAAATCTGGAGATACAGTGGAAATTGTAGTAAACAGAAATGGCAGTAAAAAAACACTGAATCTAACATTGACAGAATAA
- a CDS encoding MATE family efflux transporter has product MERSVKLRDEKVGKLLLEFSIPAIIGMLVNSLYIVIDRIFIGRVVGAMAISGVSLTFPISILIMAFGMLVGIGAAARISIRLGENNKDEAEHILGNAFVLLIIVSIAITILGLIFVDPMLRGFGASDNTIGYAKQFITILISVSTFQTVGFGLNNVIRSEGDPKTAMNTMLIGGICNIILDFLFIYILHFGIRGAAIATSISQGINMIWVLYYFLKGNSMLRIKKKYLRLNKDIVISIFSIGMSPFAMQIAASLVNVILNKSLGIYGGDLAIGAMGIINGIATIILMPIFGINQGSQPVIGFNYGARLNRRVKKALLLAIGAATVISAAGGIAVQIFPTALVDMFNKSDMNLTNITVNGIKIFMVMFPIIGFQIVSSNFFQAIGKAKISMFLALLRQVIVLIPMLLILPRIFKLNGVWMAAPVSDAVASILTALFLYFEIKKLNSNEKENVKSAEISA; this is encoded by the coding sequence TTGGAACGATCAGTAAAATTAAGAGATGAAAAGGTTGGTAAATTATTATTGGAATTTTCTATACCAGCTATAATTGGTATGCTAGTTAACTCACTTTATATTGTAATAGATAGGATATTTATAGGAAGAGTTGTTGGAGCTATGGCTATATCAGGTGTAAGTTTGACTTTCCCTATATCCATACTTATAATGGCTTTTGGTATGCTTGTAGGAATAGGTGCTGCAGCAAGAATATCCATAAGGCTAGGAGAAAATAATAAAGATGAAGCAGAACACATATTAGGAAATGCATTTGTACTTTTGATTATAGTTTCTATAGCAATTACAATTTTGGGACTTATTTTTGTGGACCCTATGTTGAGGGGGTTTGGAGCTAGTGATAACACTATAGGTTATGCTAAGCAGTTTATAACTATTTTAATTTCTGTTTCTACATTTCAAACTGTAGGTTTTGGATTAAATAATGTAATACGTTCGGAAGGTGATCCTAAGACAGCAATGAATACAATGCTTATAGGAGGTATATGTAATATAATATTGGACTTCCTATTTATATATATACTTCATTTTGGAATAAGGGGAGCCGCTATAGCTACTTCAATTTCTCAGGGGATAAATATGATATGGGTACTTTATTATTTCTTAAAGGGAAATAGTATGCTTAGAATAAAAAAGAAGTATCTTCGTTTAAACAAAGATATAGTTATAAGTATTTTTTCTATAGGAATGTCTCCTTTTGCAATGCAGATTGCTGCAAGTTTGGTAAATGTGATATTGAACAAGAGCTTAGGAATATATGGCGGAGACCTAGCTATAGGTGCTATGGGTATAATAAATGGTATAGCTACTATTATACTTATGCCTATATTTGGAATAAATCAAGGATCACAGCCAGTAATTGGATTTAATTATGGAGCTAGATTGAATAGACGTGTAAAGAAAGCATTACTACTGGCAATTGGAGCAGCAACTGTTATATCTGCTGCAGGAGGAATTGCAGTTCAAATTTTCCCTACAGCTTTAGTAGATATGTTTAATAAGTCTGATATGAATTTGACTAATATAACTGTAAATGGAATAAAAATATTTATGGTTATGTTTCCTATAATAGGATTTCAAATAGTAAGCTCTAACTTTTTTCAAGCTATAGGAAAAGCTAAAATTTCCATGTTTTTGGCACTTTTAAGACAGGTAATAGTTCTTATCCCTATGCTTCTTATACTTCCAAGAATATTTAAGCTAAATGGAGTATGGATGGCAGCTCCTGTATCCGATGCTGTAGCTTCCATATTGACGGCTTTGTTTTTATATTTTGAAATTAAAAAGTTAAATTCAAATGAAAAAGAAAATGTGAAGTCAGCAGAAATATCTGCATAA
- the purC gene encoding phosphoribosylaminoimidazolesuccinocarboxamide synthase — protein MEKGKMIYEGKAKKVYETEDKDKVIIYYKDDATAFNGEKKGQISDKGVLNNTITSMLFELLEKHGIETHFEEKLNDREQLCKKVEIVPLEVIVRNVAAGSMAKRLGLEEGSALKTTVYELSYKNDELGDPLINDYHAVGIGAATFDELKTIYKMTESINNILKEFFLKQGIKLIDFKLEFGKFNGKIVLADEISPDTCRLWDAKTNEKLDKDRFRRDMGNVKEAYVEILKRISKN, from the coding sequence ATGGAAAAAGGAAAAATGATATATGAAGGAAAAGCAAAAAAGGTATATGAAACAGAAGACAAGGACAAAGTAATAATTTATTATAAAGATGATGCTACAGCTTTTAATGGAGAGAAAAAGGGACAGATATCAGATAAAGGAGTATTAAATAATACAATTACTTCAATGCTCTTTGAGTTACTTGAAAAACATGGTATAGAAACCCACTTTGAAGAAAAATTAAATGATAGAGAACAACTTTGTAAAAAGGTAGAAATAGTTCCTTTAGAAGTAATTGTTAGAAATGTAGCAGCAGGAAGTATGGCAAAGAGATTGGGATTAGAGGAAGGCAGCGCACTTAAAACTACAGTATATGAATTAAGCTATAAAAATGATGAACTTGGAGATCCTCTTATAAATGATTATCATGCAGTTGGAATTGGAGCTGCTACTTTTGATGAGCTTAAAACTATATATAAGATGACTGAATCCATAAACAATATCTTAAAAGAATTTTTCTTGAAACAGGGAATAAAATTGATAGATTTTAAATTGGAATTTGGTAAGTTTAATGGAAAAATAGTTTTAGCTGATGAGATATCACCAGATACATGCAGACTATGGGATGCAAAGACTAATGAAAAATTAGATAAAGATAGATTTAGAAGAGATATGGGAAATGTAAAAGAAGCTTATGTAGAAATATTGAAGAGAATAAGTAAAAATTAG
- a CDS encoding hydrolase, whose amino-acid sequence MNTTYCFSKIPEDLQKEIEGLIEKSGMPAKEFINALAEHYDVNYSNVSPVAIDYSNYWNSFVD is encoded by the coding sequence ATGAATACTACCTACTGTTTTTCTAAAATACCAGAGGACTTACAAAAAGAAATTGAAGGTTTGATAGAAAAATCCGGAATGCCTGCAAAAGAATTCATAAATGCATTAGCTGAACACTATGATGTAAACTATTCCAATGTATCACCTGTAGCAATTGATTATTCAAATTACTGGAATAGTTTTGTAGACTAA
- a CDS encoding GDSL-type esterase/lipase family protein, with protein MKMVCIGDSLTAGYGVSNSECFVSILKEKLQIDILNKGVCGDTASGLLSRSYKDIIQNSPSHVLITVGCNDFMTGRTLKLVTDNLKELVKESLSSKIITIIGIEPLVYKKLAKEKWDSTLDYEKVSKLESEYRNWIIDFCTKNNLFYADFYSCFQEKLGANTNDDLFIDGIHPTALGHKLMAECIQKTLTLIEAQNVYKKLLSFKESHKK; from the coding sequence ATGAAAATGGTATGTATAGGAGACAGCTTAACTGCTGGATATGGTGTTTCTAACAGTGAATGTTTTGTATCCATTCTAAAAGAAAAACTTCAAATAGATATTTTAAACAAAGGAGTATGTGGAGATACAGCTTCAGGATTGTTGTCACGTTCTTATAAAGATATAATTCAAAATAGCCCTAGTCATGTACTCATTACAGTTGGATGCAATGACTTTATGACTGGAAGGACTCTAAAACTAGTAACAGATAATTTAAAGGAGCTCGTAAAGGAATCCCTATCTTCAAAAATAATTACAATAATAGGTATAGAACCTCTTGTATACAAAAAATTAGCTAAGGAAAAATGGGATAGCACTTTAGATTATGAGAAAGTAAGTAAACTAGAAAGTGAATACAGAAATTGGATAATAGATTTTTGCACTAAAAATAATCTTTTTTATGCAGACTTTTATAGTTGCTTCCAAGAAAAATTAGGAGCAAACACCAATGACGATTTATTTATAGATGGAATTCATCCTACAGCACTAGGCCATAAATTAATGGCCGAATGTATACAAAAAACACTTACTCTAATAGAAGCACAAAATGTATATAAAAAACTACTTTCTTTCAAAGAATCACATAAAAAATAG
- a CDS encoding MarR family transcriptional regulator, which produces MESKVKCEPCDKFVTYWLRVIYRNMTNLHNSKLAKYGLTTSQVGVLVHLWIEDGLTQKEIAEELQLRPASITGLVNTLVSKGWIDRREDTKDARINRIYLTEEGKNIRLKCMSANDEIEAILSNGFSKEEKQLMLSWLKKLNKNLL; this is translated from the coding sequence ATGGAAAGCAAAGTAAAATGTGAACCCTGTGATAAATTTGTAACATATTGGCTTAGGGTAATTTATAGAAATATGACAAATTTACATAATAGTAAACTTGCTAAATATGGTTTGACTACATCACAAGTAGGAGTACTTGTACATTTATGGATAGAAGATGGGTTAACTCAGAAGGAAATAGCCGAAGAACTTCAATTAAGACCAGCTTCCATCACAGGACTTGTAAATACTTTAGTATCAAAGGGATGGATAGACAGAAGAGAGGACACTAAAGATGCTAGAATAAATAGAATTTATCTTACAGAAGAAGGAAAAAACATAAGGCTTAAATGTATGTCAGCAAACGATGAAATAGAGGCAATCTTAAGTAATGGGTTTTCAAAAGAAGAAAAGCAGCTTATGCTTTCCTGGCTGAAAAAATTGAATAAGAATTTATTGTAG